Proteins encoded by one window of Salvia splendens isolate huo1 chromosome 7, SspV2, whole genome shotgun sequence:
- the LOC121742090 gene encoding dnaJ homolog subfamily B member 3-like, with translation MAAGEERNCDFYGVMGLKKECTPAELRNAYKKLALKWHPDRCSASANQKFVEEAKKKFQDIQQAYSVLSDANKRFLYDVGIYNSDDDDDEDGMGDFLSEMAVMMNQNKPNERNESFEDLQVLFHEIFQSDTDVSDSSSRANTRASSSEASSTSNKRNCSEMSSRKFTTESTQLEGFCIRQAEHQQNADGETMARGSSRRDGQKQKVSTGHDVSSRGISA, from the exons ATGGCAGCTGGGGAAGAGAGAAACTGTGATTTCTATGGTGTGATGGGGCTGAAGAAAGAATGCACGCCAGCTGAACTGAGAAATGCCTACAAGAAACTTGCATTG AAATGGCATCCGGATCGTTGCAGTGCTTCTGCAAATCAAAAGTTTGTGGAAGAGGCTAAGAAAAAATTCCAAGATATTCAGCAAGCATATTCAG TTCTTTCGGATGCGAACAAAAGGTTTCTGTACGATGTAGGCATCTATAACAGcgatgacgatgatgatgaagat GGCATGGGTGATTTCTTGAGTGAAATGGCAGTAATGATGAACCAAAATAAGCCAAAT GAAAGAAATGAGAGTTTTGAAGATCTGCAAGTTCTATTTCATGAGATATTCCAGAGTGACACCGATGTCTCGGACTCTTCTTCTCGTGCAAACACGCGTGCCTCGTCCAGTGAGGCATCAAGCACCTCGAACAAGAGAAACTGCTCCGAGATGAGCTCTCGAAAGTTCACCACCGAATCCACCCAACTTGAGGGATTCTGCATAAGACAGGCGGAGCACCAGCAAAATGCAGACGGAGAAACAATGGCGAGAGGTAGCAGCAGGCGGGATGGGCAGAAGCAGAAGGTCTCGACTGGCCACGATGTCTCGTCTAGAGGCATATCTGCGTAG